From one Rhodoferax sp. PAMC 29310 genomic stretch:
- a CDS encoding FAD-dependent oxidoreductase: MIDPDVLVIGGGPAGVAAATELADLGRRVVLVEQRDRLGGAIHRAYVGPGANPLQGVARHRRNWEDLAQRLVQAGDRIDTHYESVFLGVDGDGRFLLDERAGGRVIALRPKAVVLAVGAMEVVVPRPGWELPGVTTAGGLQVQMKETGRAPDGLILVAGTGPLPFALAAQLVAAGNPPVAVMERGQPGRAAWHQPRAALDGLRSIANVKDALGYGASLLRAGVPYLQGWAVVAVEAVPDGLLVTSQHVGGERKQHRVRHLALHDGLVPQAHGLPTQEMVGVPVIRAGDCREVLGADGALSDGRRAAHAVARLLGVAVPEGRLEQTLSAARRTQHAMATLCAVAVPSPDAETVICRCEGLRRGDLDALKGAQSAREIRLVGRFGMGVCQGRFCARHVARLAAEMDVNFDPADLAGDVPRWPLRPVSLSALAAFKGD; the protein is encoded by the coding sequence ATGATTGACCCCGATGTGTTGGTGATTGGCGGCGGACCCGCCGGGGTGGCTGCCGCGACTGAGCTGGCCGACCTGGGTCGGCGCGTGGTGCTGGTGGAGCAGCGGGACCGGCTGGGTGGTGCGATTCACCGGGCGTACGTCGGGCCCGGTGCCAATCCCCTGCAGGGGGTGGCGCGTCACCGCCGAAATTGGGAGGACCTGGCGCAGCGCCTGGTGCAAGCCGGGGATCGGATCGACACCCACTACGAATCGGTTTTTCTGGGCGTCGACGGCGATGGCCGGTTTTTGCTCGACGAGCGGGCGGGCGGACGGGTGATTGCGCTGCGCCCGAAAGCAGTGGTGTTGGCCGTAGGGGCGATGGAGGTGGTGGTGCCGCGCCCGGGATGGGAACTGCCAGGTGTGACCACGGCAGGCGGCTTGCAAGTTCAGATGAAAGAGACGGGCCGAGCCCCGGACGGGCTCATTTTGGTGGCGGGCACCGGGCCTTTGCCTTTTGCCTTGGCCGCGCAGTTGGTTGCCGCAGGCAACCCACCCGTGGCGGTGATGGAGCGGGGACAACCGGGTCGCGCGGCGTGGCATCAACCCCGGGCGGCGCTGGATGGACTGCGCTCGATCGCCAATGTCAAAGACGCGCTGGGCTATGGCGCGAGTTTGCTGCGTGCCGGGGTGCCTTACCTTCAGGGATGGGCGGTGGTGGCGGTTGAAGCCGTTCCTGATGGCTTGCTGGTGACAAGTCAGCACGTGGGTGGCGAAAGAAAGCAGCATCGTGTGCGCCATCTCGCTTTGCACGATGGCCTGGTGCCTCAAGCGCATGGCCTGCCGACCCAGGAGATGGTGGGTGTGCCGGTGATTCGCGCTGGCGACTGTCGGGAAGTTTTGGGCGCCGATGGGGCCCTCAGCGATGGCAGACGGGCGGCACACGCCGTCGCCCGCCTGCTGGGTGTGGCGGTGCCCGAGGGGCGTTTGGAGCAGACCCTGTCTGCGGCGCGGCGAACCCAGCATGCCATGGCCACGTTGTGCGCGGTTGCTGTGCCGTCGCCCGACGCTGAGACCGTGATATGCCGCTGCGAAGGCCTTCGGCGCGGCGATCTGGATGCCTTAAAGGGCGCACAGTCGGCGCGTGAAATTCGCTTGGTGGGGCGATTTGGCATGGGCGTGTGCCAGGGCCGCTTTTGTGCCAGGCATGTGGCTCGACTGGCCGCGGAAATGGACGTGAACTTTGATCCGGCGGACTTGGCGGGTGACGTGCCTCGTTGGCCGCTTCGCCCCGTGTCCCTCAGCGCGCTGGCGGCGTTCAAGGGCGACTAA
- a CDS encoding 2Fe-2S iron-sulfur cluster-binding protein, whose translation MNDQLDWRGTTVSFRPGETIAAALRQSGIQDFGPAIGGLRLRYFCGIGACQACLVSINGGSPVEACLTPARAGMQLDFATPFAKVVSHD comes from the coding sequence ATGAACGACCAGCTGGACTGGCGCGGCACGACTGTTTCCTTTCGCCCCGGGGAGACCATTGCGGCGGCCCTGCGCCAATCAGGCATCCAGGATTTCGGACCGGCCATTGGGGGGCTTCGACTGCGCTACTTCTGTGGCATTGGGGCCTGCCAAGCCTGTTTGGTGTCCATCAACGGGGGAAGCCCCGTAGAAGCGTGTTTGACTCCGGCGCGTGCGGGCATGCAGCTGGACTTTGCCACCCCCTTTGCCAAAGTGGTGAGCCATGATTGA
- a CDS encoding mechanosensitive ion channel family protein translates to MTLDQLENWLVQLTDGDARLALALQIFIVVLAVVVFNFFLRRMLKKLEDRTRLTTTPWDYALVSAARKPVTALAWIIGIAFAARIVQAESSSAVFEAIAPARTVGVIGCITWFLIRFIRNVQDGVMAAREARGEGLDRTTVDAIGKLMRVSVLITSVLVGLQSLGFSVSGVLAFGGIGGIAVGFAAKDLLANFFGGLMVYLDRPFVVGEWIRSPDKEIEGTVEEIGWRLTRIRTFDKRPLFVPNAVFAQIAVENASRMSHRRIKETVGVRYDDVAVVAPIVSDIRAMLRAHPDIAQDQTLIVNFLQFAASSLDIMIYTFTTTTKWVEFHEVKQDVMLRIADIVASHGAEMAFPTRTLHVMGQGHDAAAVSDQMP, encoded by the coding sequence ATGACTCTTGACCAACTGGAAAACTGGCTCGTTCAACTGACGGATGGGGATGCCCGTCTGGCATTGGCACTGCAAATCTTCATCGTTGTTCTGGCGGTGGTGGTTTTCAACTTCTTCTTGCGTCGTATGCTGAAGAAGCTTGAAGATCGCACCCGCCTGACAACAACGCCGTGGGACTATGCGCTGGTTTCGGCGGCGCGCAAGCCGGTGACTGCGTTGGCATGGATCATCGGCATCGCCTTTGCCGCGCGCATTGTTCAGGCCGAATCCAGCTCTGCGGTGTTCGAGGCCATTGCGCCGGCGCGCACGGTCGGTGTGATTGGGTGTATCACCTGGTTTTTGATCCGCTTCATTCGCAATGTGCAAGACGGCGTCATGGCCGCTCGCGAAGCCCGTGGTGAGGGGCTGGACCGCACCACGGTGGATGCGATCGGAAAACTGATGCGTGTCTCGGTGTTGATTACCTCCGTGCTGGTGGGGCTTCAAAGTCTGGGGTTTTCGGTTTCGGGCGTGTTGGCCTTTGGTGGCATTGGCGGTATTGCGGTGGGTTTTGCCGCCAAAGATTTGCTGGCCAACTTTTTTGGCGGGTTGATGGTCTACCTGGACCGGCCCTTCGTGGTGGGGGAGTGGATTCGTTCCCCCGATAAGGAGATCGAAGGCACAGTCGAGGAGATTGGTTGGCGCTTGACCCGCATTCGCACCTTTGACAAACGCCCTCTGTTTGTGCCGAACGCGGTTTTTGCACAAATTGCGGTTGAGAACGCCTCACGCATGTCGCACCGCCGTATCAAGGAGACCGTCGGGGTGCGTTATGACGATGTCGCCGTCGTGGCGCCTATTGTGAGCGATATCCGGGCCATGCTCCGAGCCCATCCAGACATTGCCCAAGACCAGACCCTGATCGTGAATTTTTTGCAGTTTGCCGCTTCGTCGCTGGACATCATGATCTACACCTTCACCACGACCACCAAGTGGGTCGAGTTTCATGAAGTCAAACAAGACGTGATGCTGCGCATCGCGGACATTGTGGCCAGCCACGGCGCGGAAATGGCCTTCCCGACCCGGACCTTGCACGTGATGGGTCAGGGCCATGACGCCGCAGCGGTTTCGGACCAGATGCCATGA
- a CDS encoding methyl-accepting chemotaxis protein yields the protein MLFRTLRSLSLAKRLTVGFSSILILLTAVALTGAYAVRSLGQQVQTIVQVNNAKTDLANDLRTRIDTLAIQSRSVALFANMETDLDGSQAEAGVKLAQAAEANYLKTEQQLSALLVELKASDAERTLLAEVAAAAKVAIPAIREAIQQGANRETEAAVLTLINQVRPEEVKMRAKVEELVVLQQKLTTEANDTVISLEHRAQLVSAALVVFALMLGGVISWQITSSVTQPIGRAVVVAERIANGDLSSEIEVRIHDETGRLLEAIRAMQARLRALVGGIREASDSIQVASSEVAAGNQDLSHRTEQTAASLQQTAQSMAQLTSTVRLSAQSARQANGLADSAATVAARGGSVVAEVVSTMNEIHTSSRKISDIISVIDGIAFQTNILALNAAVEAARAGEQGRGFAVVASEVRSLAGRSAQAAKEIKDLISANVERVERGTQLVADAGHTMTDIVSSVSKVNATIADITTSAALQSEGINDINSAITALDQMTQQNSALVEQSAAAAESLSDQASRLAQVVSTFKLDRSGDAKVRTPQLAGNNHSQKRLPG from the coding sequence TTGCTGTTTCGCACACTACGCTCACTGTCTCTGGCCAAACGACTGACTGTTGGCTTTTCCAGCATCCTGATCCTTCTGACTGCCGTGGCACTCACTGGAGCCTACGCCGTCAGAAGCCTGGGCCAGCAGGTGCAAACCATCGTGCAAGTGAACAACGCCAAGACTGATCTGGCCAACGACCTGCGAACCCGCATTGACACCCTCGCCATCCAGTCTCGTTCGGTGGCCTTGTTTGCCAACATGGAAACCGACCTGGATGGCTCGCAGGCCGAAGCCGGCGTGAAACTCGCGCAGGCGGCCGAGGCCAATTACCTGAAAACCGAGCAGCAACTGAGTGCATTGTTGGTTGAGTTGAAGGCCAGCGACGCGGAGCGTACCTTGCTGGCCGAAGTGGCGGCTGCTGCCAAAGTCGCCATCCCGGCCATCCGAGAGGCGATTCAACAAGGGGCCAACCGGGAAACAGAGGCTGCGGTCCTGACCCTGATCAACCAGGTTCGCCCCGAGGAAGTCAAAATGCGAGCCAAAGTCGAAGAACTGGTGGTGCTGCAACAAAAGCTGACCACCGAGGCCAACGACACGGTGATCAGCCTGGAGCACAGGGCGCAGCTGGTGTCAGCCGCTCTCGTCGTGTTTGCACTAATGCTGGGCGGCGTGATCAGCTGGCAAATCACGAGCAGTGTCACGCAGCCTATTGGCCGCGCCGTGGTGGTGGCCGAACGCATTGCCAACGGCGATCTGTCTTCAGAAATCGAAGTTCGTATTCACGATGAGACGGGGCGGCTTCTGGAAGCCATTCGCGCCATGCAGGCTCGCTTGCGCGCGCTTGTAGGTGGGATTCGGGAGGCGTCTGACTCTATTCAGGTGGCGAGCTCGGAGGTGGCGGCTGGCAACCAGGACCTGAGCCATCGCACCGAGCAAACCGCCGCCAGCTTGCAGCAAACCGCGCAATCCATGGCGCAATTGACATCCACCGTTCGACTCAGCGCCCAGTCCGCTCGCCAGGCCAACGGACTGGCTGACTCGGCAGCCACTGTGGCCGCCCGAGGGGGTTCGGTCGTCGCCGAGGTGGTGTCCACCATGAACGAGATTCACACCAGTTCTCGCAAAATCTCAGACATCATCAGTGTGATTGACGGCATTGCCTTTCAAACTAATATTCTGGCCTTGAACGCGGCCGTAGAAGCGGCCCGTGCCGGGGAGCAGGGGCGCGGCTTTGCCGTGGTGGCCAGCGAAGTGCGAAGTCTGGCCGGACGCTCCGCTCAGGCGGCAAAGGAAATCAAGGACCTGATTAGTGCCAATGTGGAGCGGGTGGAACGCGGCACGCAACTGGTGGCCGACGCGGGTCACACCATGACAGACATCGTGAGTTCGGTCAGCAAAGTCAACGCAACCATTGCAGACATCACCACATCGGCCGCTTTGCAAAGCGAGGGCATCAACGACATCAACTCCGCTATCACGGCACTGGATCAAATGACGCAGCAGAACTCCGCCTTGGTGGAGCAAAGTGCCGCCGCCGCAGAAAGTTTGAGCGATCAGGCCAGCCGACTGGCACAGGTGGTGAGCACCTTCAAACTGGATCGTTCAGGCGACGCCAAAGTGAGGACACCTCAACTGGCGGGCAACAACCATTCCCAGAAACGCCTACCTGGCTAA
- a CDS encoding patatin-like phospholipase family protein, translating into MRRLFSIGALVPLLVACTAYSTLQNRPVEDKALTSDYSLHRVVHNPRSSDVTLVLAFSGGGTRAAALAYGVLQELRDTEVVLSGQPRRLLDEVDVISSVSGGSFTAAYFGLYGDGVFEDFERKFLRRDVATELVSALVSPFFWFSRQGRSDLAADLYERSVFQGATFADLQRRDGPLIIINATDLGSGVRFSFLQDYFDLLCSDLSSYPVARAVTASSAVPMLFSPVVLENHAGCDSNAKRALQVARQRPGNSPQLKQLVSGLSSYARKDERKFIHLVDGGITDNLGLLAFQETIDVAGGARAFLEHVGGSAAPRLAVISVNASTNSGAAIDASSFSPTLEQTVNAVTDIQLHRSNNATVELFGRSMKRWAAELSTDDHPVESYFVQVELQAVTEPVQRALLQTIPTTLSLDSLQVDSLIAAGRQLLRENSEFVRFRRDLATHK; encoded by the coding sequence ATGAGACGTCTTTTTTCCATTGGGGCTCTGGTGCCCCTGCTGGTGGCCTGCACGGCCTACAGCACACTTCAAAATCGTCCGGTCGAAGACAAGGCGCTAACCAGTGACTACTCCCTCCACCGGGTGGTCCACAACCCCCGATCAAGCGACGTCACCTTGGTGCTGGCCTTCTCGGGCGGCGGCACCCGCGCCGCGGCATTGGCTTATGGGGTGTTGCAGGAGTTGCGGGATACCGAAGTGGTGCTGTCGGGGCAGCCGCGCCGGTTGCTCGACGAAGTCGATGTGATCAGCTCGGTATCCGGTGGCAGCTTCACAGCCGCCTATTTCGGCTTGTATGGCGATGGCGTTTTTGAGGACTTTGAGCGCAAGTTTCTGCGCCGCGATGTGGCCACTGAATTGGTGTCAGCCCTCGTCAGCCCATTTTTCTGGTTCTCCCGTCAGGGGCGGTCTGACCTGGCGGCGGACCTGTATGAGCGCAGCGTGTTCCAAGGGGCCACTTTTGCCGATCTGCAGCGTCGGGATGGGCCCCTGATCATCATCAATGCCACCGACTTGGGCAGTGGCGTTCGCTTCTCGTTCTTGCAGGACTATTTTGATTTGCTGTGCTCGGATTTGAGCAGTTATCCGGTAGCCCGGGCCGTGACCGCCTCGTCGGCCGTGCCCATGCTGTTTTCACCGGTGGTGCTGGAGAACCACGCCGGCTGCGACAGCAATGCCAAGCGTGCCTTGCAGGTGGCACGCCAGCGCCCAGGAAATTCGCCTCAACTCAAGCAGTTGGTGTCAGGCCTCAGCAGTTATGCCCGCAAAGATGAACGAAAGTTCATTCACCTGGTGGACGGTGGCATCACCGACAACCTGGGCTTGCTGGCATTTCAAGAAACCATTGATGTGGCTGGTGGCGCGCGCGCTTTTCTGGAGCATGTCGGTGGATCGGCTGCCCCCAGGTTGGCGGTGATCTCGGTCAATGCCTCCACCAATTCTGGTGCGGCCATTGATGCCAGCTCCTTCAGTCCGACGCTGGAGCAAACAGTGAACGCGGTCACAGACATTCAGTTGCACCGTTCCAATAACGCAACCGTTGAATTGTTTGGTCGCAGCATGAAGCGCTGGGCGGCCGAACTGTCCACAGATGACCACCCCGTGGAGTCCTACTTTGTTCAGGTTGAGCTGCAGGCGGTCACGGAGCCGGTGCAGCGCGCCTTGCTGCAAACCATTCCAACGACGCTGTCATTGGACAGTTTGCAAGTCGACAGTCTGATTGCAGCAGGCCGGCAATTGCTGCGGGAGAACTCGGAGTTTGTTCGCTTTCGACGTGATTTGGCGACGCACAAATAG
- a CDS encoding methyl-accepting chemotaxis protein, producing MKTKAIDAITSLPWAQVRQLGARVRRPLSDGRLTQWLGKLRIAENMSVRASLLLSFLCLLLGSVVIGVFSLAQMGRLNASTQTIYEREYAAGLAAEQARSHVLRVSRAQKQLLTATTAQERLDLGKDIEAGLGNIAAQVALIQKLSDRPQTLGASQKLTDATGAWAGRLRQFVAMVQAQPFAQLEMSWEVPLADAGLLNDTRKLEKLVDDLVELRSQSAQATIASAAQIYQSSVAWVAGITLGLVLLAVLVGSWVVRRLARQLGGEPLYAKSIAHRIAGGDLTMKIKLAPHDTESLLYALGEMQQQLAQTMSEIAGSSSMVANASREISLGNLDLSLRTEQQSASLEKTSGHIGQMTAIAKRYAESATKAAELSHSASQAAVHGGAVVERVVASMNLISKSTQAIHANIDVIEGIAFRTNILALNAAVEAAHAGEQGRGFAVVAAEVRELANRSASAAKEINALIGRSTQQVKEGEQQARAAGQTIQQMAQTVQQVNTVMVEISGASREQSAGIEEINQVVSELDQSTQQNAALVEESAAAAQSLEEQAQSLDQLVSRFKLDGSDEDRRY from the coding sequence ATGAAAACAAAAGCGATCGACGCGATCACCAGCTTGCCCTGGGCGCAGGTGCGCCAACTGGGGGCGCGCGTTCGAAGACCGCTTTCCGATGGTCGACTGACCCAGTGGCTGGGGAAGCTCCGAATCGCGGAAAACATGTCGGTGCGGGCCAGCCTTTTGTTGTCCTTTCTTTGCCTGCTGCTGGGCTCTGTGGTCATCGGTGTTTTTTCTCTTGCACAGATGGGGCGCTTGAACGCATCCACACAAACCATTTACGAGCGCGAATACGCAGCGGGCTTGGCGGCCGAACAGGCGCGAAGCCATGTGCTGCGAGTCAGTCGAGCGCAGAAACAGCTCTTGACCGCGACGACTGCCCAGGAGCGGCTGGACTTGGGCAAAGATATAGAAGCGGGTCTGGGCAACATCGCAGCCCAGGTTGCTTTGATCCAAAAGTTGTCTGATAGACCTCAGACACTGGGGGCGAGTCAGAAACTGACCGACGCCACCGGGGCGTGGGCCGGGCGTTTGCGCCAGTTCGTCGCCATGGTGCAGGCACAACCTTTTGCACAACTGGAAATGAGTTGGGAGGTGCCCTTGGCCGACGCCGGCCTCCTCAACGACACTCGAAAGCTGGAGAAACTCGTGGATGACTTGGTTGAGTTGCGTTCGCAATCTGCCCAGGCCACCATCGCCAGTGCCGCGCAGATTTACCAGTCCTCAGTCGCCTGGGTGGCGGGCATCACCCTGGGTTTGGTGTTACTTGCTGTGCTGGTTGGTAGCTGGGTGGTGCGACGACTGGCTCGCCAATTGGGTGGCGAGCCGCTCTACGCCAAATCCATCGCGCATCGCATTGCCGGCGGCGATTTGACGATGAAGATCAAGCTGGCACCCCACGACACCGAAAGCCTTTTGTACGCATTGGGCGAGATGCAGCAACAACTGGCCCAGACCATGTCGGAGATTGCGGGCAGCTCCAGCATGGTGGCCAATGCGTCCCGCGAGATTTCGCTGGGTAATCTGGACCTGTCGCTCCGCACCGAACAGCAATCGGCCTCATTGGAGAAAACCAGTGGTCACATCGGGCAGATGACGGCCATTGCCAAACGATATGCCGAGAGTGCCACCAAGGCGGCCGAGTTGTCCCACAGTGCCAGTCAGGCCGCCGTGCACGGCGGTGCCGTGGTCGAGCGTGTGGTCGCCAGCATGAACCTTATCAGCAAGAGCACCCAGGCCATTCACGCCAATATCGATGTGATTGAGGGTATCGCCTTCAGAACCAATATTCTGGCCTTGAACGCCGCTGTGGAGGCCGCCCATGCGGGTGAGCAGGGGCGCGGCTTTGCAGTGGTAGCGGCCGAAGTGCGGGAGCTGGCCAACCGCAGTGCCAGTGCGGCCAAAGAGATCAACGCCTTGATTGGCCGGTCCACGCAGCAGGTCAAGGAGGGCGAGCAGCAAGCCCGGGCGGCGGGGCAAACCATTCAGCAAATGGCGCAAACAGTGCAGCAAGTCAACACCGTGATGGTCGAAATTTCGGGTGCGTCGCGCGAACAAAGTGCGGGTATTGAGGAGATCAATCAGGTGGTCTCCGAGTTGGATCAGTCCACGCAGCAGAATGCGGCGCTGGTCGAGGAAAGCGCCGCGGCAGCTCAGTCGCTGGAGGAGCAGGCCCAATCATTGGACCAACTTGTCAGTCGGTTCAAGCTGGACGGAAGCGACGAGGACCGCCGGTATTGA
- a CDS encoding GNAT family N-acetyltransferase, whose translation MQNLMTRSLASLRTATQSPYLLRFAANLNDLQAAQQLRFQVFNLELNEGLNSAYETGLDCDPFDAVCRHLLVERRSTGQIVGTYRMQTGVTAASALGYYCEQEFDFSPFEVHRGEILELGRACIHADHRNYSVLSMLWRGIAMFAQDNGARYLLGCSSLTSQSHADASAAYRQLQGHLAPKALRTHPLDAYACELTTTHSGSIKVPKLLSAYLALGAWICGAPAIDRTFKTIDFLTLMDLQSPEMAQRRKRFGIG comes from the coding sequence ATGCAAAACCTGATGACCCGATCCTTGGCGTCACTCCGTACGGCCACTCAGTCGCCCTATCTGCTCCGGTTCGCCGCCAACCTGAACGATTTACAAGCGGCCCAACAGCTTCGATTCCAGGTGTTCAATCTGGAGTTGAATGAAGGCTTGAACAGCGCCTATGAGACGGGCCTGGACTGCGATCCCTTTGATGCAGTTTGCCGTCACCTATTGGTTGAACGCCGCTCGACGGGGCAAATCGTCGGCACCTACCGCATGCAAACCGGCGTCACCGCAGCGAGTGCATTGGGCTACTACTGCGAGCAGGAGTTCGACTTTTCCCCCTTCGAAGTGCATCGCGGCGAGATTCTGGAGCTTGGACGCGCCTGCATTCATGCGGATCATCGAAATTACTCGGTGCTGAGTATGTTGTGGCGCGGCATTGCCATGTTCGCGCAAGACAACGGTGCGCGGTACTTGCTCGGGTGCAGTTCGCTGACCTCCCAAAGCCACGCTGACGCATCGGCTGCCTACCGCCAATTGCAAGGCCACCTGGCGCCAAAAGCCTTGCGCACCCACCCGCTTGACGCCTATGCCTGTGAGTTGACCACGACCCATTCGGGCTCGATCAAAGTGCCGAAACTGCTATCCGCTTACCTCGCACTGGGCGCCTGGATTTGTGGCGCACCCGCCATCGACCGCACCTTCAAAACCATCGATTTTTTGACATTAATGGATTTGCAATCACCCGAAATGGCCCAGCGTCGAAAGCGTTTTGGCATCGGCTAA
- a CDS encoding NRDE family protein, with translation MCLIAWHWQPDHETPLLLIGNRDEFYARPTQALQWWEDASVLAGRDQQAGGTWLGVNRRGQMAALTNYRDPMTLRDNTPSRGALVADFLEGDWSSTSYLDGLVGRCADYNPFNLLVFDGSQLLGLESRHGRVLSMRPGTGAVSNADFHTPWPKVNGLQRGLEAALAGDQTHDKALLNLLHDDRLAADDVLPQTGIGLARERALSSAFIAAPGYGTRACSIVRIGRDEVSFFEESFSAQGPIGVELQVFRPRV, from the coding sequence ATGTGTTTGATCGCCTGGCATTGGCAGCCTGATCATGAAACCCCCTTGCTGCTGATTGGCAACCGGGATGAGTTTTATGCCCGTCCAACACAGGCTTTGCAGTGGTGGGAAGACGCCTCGGTTTTGGCGGGGCGTGACCAGCAGGCCGGGGGCACGTGGCTGGGGGTGAATCGGCGAGGCCAAATGGCGGCGCTGACGAACTACCGCGACCCGATGACCCTCAGAGACAACACGCCGTCCCGGGGCGCGCTGGTGGCTGATTTCCTGGAAGGAGACTGGTCGTCGACGTCCTATCTGGACGGATTGGTCGGGCGATGCGCCGACTACAACCCGTTCAACCTTCTGGTGTTTGACGGCTCGCAACTTCTGGGGCTGGAAAGTCGCCATGGGCGCGTGTTGTCAATGCGTCCTGGCACGGGCGCGGTCTCGAATGCCGACTTTCACACGCCATGGCCCAAAGTGAATGGCCTGCAGCGTGGTCTTGAAGCCGCCTTGGCGGGCGACCAAACCCACGACAAGGCGTTGTTGAATCTGTTGCACGACGATCGCTTGGCGGCAGATGATGTGCTACCTCAAACAGGTATTGGTCTGGCGCGGGAACGTGCGCTTTCTTCGGCGTTCATAGCCGCGCCGGGCTACGGGACGCGGGCGTGCAGCATTGTCAGAATTGGCCGCGATGAGGTCAGCTTTTTCGAGGAAAGTTTCAGCGCGCAAGGCCCCATTGGCGTGGAGTTGCAGGTGTTCAGACCACGCGTTTAG
- a CDS encoding DedA family protein → MLPAFLSPIATWTSAALSGMAEPWIIVAALALTTLLLEDVAIAAGVAVATQGALSWEWAFAAVAGGIALGDLGLYGLGVGANRIPLLRRKYIDGRESKARDLLASRLPSAVLIARVVPGLRLITYTACGFWRAPLWPFTGWVFLAVALWTAGLFWLSSELGDVIADALAIPAPLAVALPVIALALAFPLWRWLRHSASRD, encoded by the coding sequence ATGTTGCCCGCTTTTCTTTCCCCTATCGCCACCTGGACCTCCGCCGCGTTGAGCGGCATGGCCGAGCCGTGGATCATTGTTGCTGCTTTGGCCCTGACGACCTTGCTGCTGGAAGACGTGGCCATTGCCGCTGGCGTGGCGGTTGCCACACAGGGCGCGTTGTCGTGGGAGTGGGCATTTGCGGCGGTGGCGGGGGGCATTGCGCTGGGTGATTTAGGCCTCTATGGTTTGGGTGTGGGCGCTAACCGGATTCCGTTGTTGCGTCGCAAATACATCGATGGGCGGGAATCCAAGGCGCGGGACCTGCTTGCGTCGCGCCTACCCAGCGCGGTCCTGATTGCCCGAGTGGTTCCCGGCCTTCGCTTGATTACTTACACCGCTTGCGGATTTTGGCGGGCGCCATTGTGGCCCTTCACGGGCTGGGTCTTTCTGGCTGTGGCTTTGTGGACTGCAGGACTTTTTTGGTTGAGCTCAGAGCTGGGCGATGTGATTGCCGATGCCCTCGCCATTCCTGCGCCGCTCGCTGTGGCCCTTCCCGTCATTGCGCTGGCGCTGGCCTTTCCGCTATGGCGTTGGCTGAGGCACAGTGCGTCACGGGATTAA
- a CDS encoding alpha/beta fold hydrolase codes for MSIAQTFSALAVVATTLGCSPPRPRLPAEGTDALRHSVRVGAPLNAAVSYLMAGAGQRMIFIHGTPGSAQGWVDYLSEPLAESQSMALDRPGFGASGPSQSVASLASQAAAVVALLPADGGKAVLVGHSLGGAVAAWVAAEHPDRVFALVLISASLDPAQEKTHPLQHLGEVWPVSALLPRAMRNANQELLAFKEELEMLAPKLAHISAPTVIVHGTDDALVPLANVAYMQDKLTGSAQVKTMVLQGQNHFLPWNSESSVREALSWALHSGA; via the coding sequence ATGAGCATCGCGCAAACCTTCAGCGCGTTGGCGGTCGTGGCGACCACGCTGGGCTGTAGCCCACCCAGACCTCGTCTGCCGGCTGAAGGCACGGATGCCTTGCGGCATTCGGTGCGCGTCGGCGCACCACTGAATGCGGCAGTGAGCTACTTGATGGCGGGCGCGGGCCAGCGCATGATTTTCATTCACGGCACACCCGGCTCGGCGCAGGGCTGGGTGGACTACCTGAGCGAACCACTGGCGGAGTCGCAATCGATGGCGCTTGACCGACCCGGTTTTGGCGCCAGTGGCCCCTCTCAATCCGTTGCCAGTCTGGCATCGCAAGCTGCGGCGGTTGTTGCACTCTTGCCGGCCGATGGCGGCAAGGCGGTGCTGGTCGGACACTCCTTGGGGGGCGCGGTGGCCGCCTGGGTGGCGGCGGAACACCCGGACCGGGTCTTCGCTTTGGTACTGATTTCGGCGTCATTGGACCCCGCACAAGAAAAAACTCACCCCTTGCAGCACTTAGGAGAGGTGTGGCCCGTGAGCGCGTTGCTGCCGCGTGCCATGCGCAACGCCAATCAGGAGTTGCTGGCGTTCAAAGAGGAGCTGGAGATGCTGGCGCCGAAGTTGGCACACATTTCGGCCCCAACCGTGATTGTTCACGGAACCGACGATGCCTTGGTCCCTCTTGCCAACGTTGCCTACATGCAGGACAAGCTGACCGGGAGCGCGCAAGTCAAAACGATGGTGCTGCAGGGCCAAAACCACTTTCTTCCCTGGAATTCGGAGTCCAGCGTGCGAGAAGCCTTGTCTTGGGCCTTGCATTCAGGTGCTTGA